The Xiphophorus couchianus chromosome 5, X_couchianus-1.0, whole genome shotgun sequence genome includes a region encoding these proteins:
- the LOC114144345 gene encoding zinc finger protein 3 homolog isoform X1: MLSLYIHVIFSPEPPESESISLNPCGPPPEGSEVTLQCFVLNVASAENFAVTFYRGQMPLGHVKANNNRNEPDPGLQDPLKENRCGQTARQQQERKAAGSDTPEIQVIIKEEEDSWTVSENYESLGSEEGKNRSPPGAGFLLGKESRAPYGVKAHQSEHPDQPNEPEPNEGEQRRTLTVSNEKLCRSDGDEGENVRRCQNAREKPFCRLARDVSPSPKPDVKSSQRTPEEEEGSRSSNVAEELHRPEKPAPNQTVSSDPKMTSAHLDGRTLHLTVRLQTGPKEDEEEPAEEIGGLINSDGEEVTWDGRNVSDQEPDCTEVSQSEKEVILVHSQNSRDCDSPTLIMEVVGDEEENKEEEQEEGVVRTTKISTSHPARTRRRRAKKVRGRPLANPDKGERVPLHSARRRVRRQVSQSPLLCEGDLETREGVSRRSRRRRNICTYPEPQEINSDTTLCVTAKQPLQKKDAKHSAEGENENVSTGKRRPRRKASRVPIEIPPELLKQPRGRIEHRCSVCSKQFPHAYKLERHELIHTGEKPYCCSICGRGFNQKGNLKTHYKVHLGRKDAVDFEDEVNPSASELSEYLKSLPGESKIRSSLHCLECRKDCKSQSALQAHHVTTHSEAAAESETAERGAARFLFCRRCCVQFDDKDKLETHMKSHVKEKRYSCPDCGKMFINESYIQIHQRIHTGERPFLCSLCGRGFHTASSLKLHEMQHSGERPYACSICGKTFQINSYLNAHYQTHIKDRPFVCSVCGKGYSRAEELKVHHRLHTGERPYKCGECEKSFIYRQGLRQHQRTHAGRRMGPTRQLGRPKQQNKLEI, translated from the exons ATGCTATCCTTGTATATCCATGTTATATTctctccagaacctccagaaagTGAGTCCATCAGTTTAAACCCCTGTGGACCTCCTCCTGAGGGTTCAGAGGTCACCCTGCAGTGTTTTGTACTGAACGTCGCTTCTGCTGAAAACTTCGCTGTGACCTTTTACAGAGGTCAGATGCCACTGGGTCACGTGAAAGCCAACAATAACCGAAACGAACCG GATCCTGGACTTCAAGATCCACTGAAGGAAAACCGTTGTGGGCAGACGGCTAGGCagcagcaggagagaaaagcgGCAGGAAGCGACACGCCAGAGATCCAAGTCATCATcaaagaggaagaggacagcTGGACTGTGAGTGAAAACT ATGAGAGCCTCGGTTCAGAGGAAGGGAAGAACAGAAGCCCTCCAGGCGCTGGTTTTCTCCTCGGGAAGGAGAGTCGTGCTCCATACGGAGTAAAGGCGCATCAGAGTGAACATCCAGACCAGCCGAATGAGCCTGAGCCAAATGAAGGAGAGCAGAGACGCACGCTCACGGTCTCTAACGAGAAACTCTGTCGTTCTGATGGTGATGAAGGAGAAAATGTCCGTCGGTGCCAAAACGCCAGAGAGAAGCCGTTCTGCCGCCTAGCACGGGACGTCTCGCCGAGTCCCAAACCTGACGTGAAATCCAGCCAGAGGAcacctgaggaagaggagggtagCAGGTCTTCAAATGTGGCAGAAGAACTACATCGTCCAGAAAAACCAGCACCGAACCAAACT GTTTCCTCGGACCCGAAGATGACCTCGGCACACCTGGACGGCCGAACGCTCCACTTAACAGTCAGGCTTCAGACCGGACCgaaggaggacgaggaggagccGGCGGAAGAAATCGGAGGTTTAATCAACTCGGACGGAGAGGAGGTGACATGGGATGGAC GAAACGTTTCTGACCAAGAGCCTGATTGCACAGAGGTTTCCCAGTCTGAGAAG gaagtcatccTGGTGCATTCTCAAAACTCGAGGGACTGCGACAGTCCAACTCTCATCATGGAAGTTGTAGGAGACgaggaagaaaacaaggaaGAGGAACAGGAAGAGGGAGTCGTGAGGACGACGAAGATCTCAACTTCACATCCTG caagaacGCGACGGAGACGAGCGAAAAAGGTCAGAGGGCGACCTTTGGCAAACCCAGACAAAGGAGAGCGTGTTCCTTTACACTCTG CGAGGAGAAGAGTCCGAAGACAGGTTTCTCAGTCTCCACTGCTGTGTGAGGGAGACTTAGAGACACGTGAAGGAG tatcgAGACGTAGCCGAAGAAGGAGAAACATCTGCACCTATCCCGAACCACAAGAAATAAACTCCGACACTACCCTCTGTGTGACTG CAAAGCAACCCTTACAGAAAAAAGATGCCAAACACTCTGCtgaaggagaaaatgaaaacgtTTCTACTG GGAAGAGGCGTCCTCGGAGGAAGGCGTCGCGTGTGCCGATAGAAATCCCCCCGGAGCTCCTGAAACAGCCCCGGGGGAGAATCGAGCACCGCTGCTCCGTTTGCAGCAAACAGTTTCCCCACGCATACAAACTGGAGCGGCACGAGCTGATCCACACGGGGGAAAAACCGTACTGCTGCTCCATCTGTGGGCGGGGCTTCAACCAGAAGGGGAATCTCAAAACGCACTACAAAGTCCACCTTG GTCGAAAAGACGCTGTGGACTTCGAGGACGAGGTGAATCCCTCCGCGTCCGAACTCTCAGAATATCTGAAGTCCCTGCCGGGAGAATCAAAGATCCGTTCGTCCCTCCACTGCCTGGAATGCAGGAAGGACTGCAAAAGCCAGTCGGCTTTGCAGGCGCACCACGTCACGACGCACAGCGAGGCCGCGGCCGAGTCGGAGACGGCCGAGCGCGGCGCGGCGCGGTTCCTCTTCTGCCGCCGCTGCTGCGTTCAGTTCGACGACAAAGACAAACTGGAGACGCACATGAAGAGCCACGTCAAGGAGAAGCGCTACTCGTGCCCGGACTGCGGTAAGATGTTCATCAACGAGAGCTACATCCAGATTCACCAGCGCATCCACACGGGCGAGCGGCCCTTCCTCTGCTCGCTCTGCGGCCGGGGTTTCCACACGGCGTCTTCGCTCAAGCTCCACGAGATGCAGCACTCCGGGGAGAGGCCGTACGCCTGCTCCATCTGCGGGAAGACGTTTCAGATTAACTCCTACCTGAACGCGCACTACCAGACCCACATCAAAGACAGGCCGTTCGTCTGCAGCGTCTGTGGGAAAGGCTACTCCCGAGCCGAGGAGCTGAAGGTCCACCACCGTCTCCACACCGGGGAAAGACCCTACAAGTGCGGGGAGTGCGAGAAGAGTTTCATTTACCGCCAGGGGCTTCGGCAGCACCAGCGGACGCACGCCGGCAGACGAATGGGACCAACCAGGCAGCTTGGCAGACCCAAACAGCAGAACAAGCTGGAAATCTGA
- the LOC114144345 gene encoding zinc finger protein 568-like isoform X2: MVEDPGLQDPLKENRCGQTARQQQERKAAGSDTPEIQVIIKEEEDSWTVSENYESLGSEEGKNRSPPGAGFLLGKESRAPYGVKAHQSEHPDQPNEPEPNEGEQRRTLTVSNEKLCRSDGDEGENVRRCQNAREKPFCRLARDVSPSPKPDVKSSQRTPEEEEGSRSSNVAEELHRPEKPAPNQTVSSDPKMTSAHLDGRTLHLTVRLQTGPKEDEEEPAEEIGGLINSDGEEVTWDGRNVSDQEPDCTEVSQSEKEVILVHSQNSRDCDSPTLIMEVVGDEEENKEEEQEEGVVRTTKISTSHPARTRRRRAKKVRGRPLANPDKGERVPLHSARRRVRRQVSQSPLLCEGDLETREGVSLFYFKVSRRSRRRRNICTYPEPQEINSDTTLCVTAKQPLQKKDAKHSAEGENENVSTGKRRPRRKASRVPIEIPPELLKQPRGRIEHRCSVCSKQFPHAYKLERHELIHTGEKPYCCSICGRGFNQKGNLKTHYKVHLGRKDAVDFEDEVNPSASELSEYLKSLPGESKIRSSLHCLECRKDCKSQSALQAHHVTTHSEAAAESETAERGAARFLFCRRCCVQFDDKDKLETHMKSHVKEKRYSCPDCGKMFINESYIQIHQRIHTGERPFLCSLCGRGFHTASSLKLHEMQHSGERPYACSICGKTFQINSYLNAHYQTHIKDRPFVCSVCGKGYSRAEELKVHHRLHTGERPYKCGECEKSFIYRQGLRQHQRTHAGRRMGPTRQLGRPKQQNKLEI; the protein is encoded by the exons ATGGTGGAG GATCCTGGACTTCAAGATCCACTGAAGGAAAACCGTTGTGGGCAGACGGCTAGGCagcagcaggagagaaaagcgGCAGGAAGCGACACGCCAGAGATCCAAGTCATCATcaaagaggaagaggacagcTGGACTGTGAGTGAAAACT ATGAGAGCCTCGGTTCAGAGGAAGGGAAGAACAGAAGCCCTCCAGGCGCTGGTTTTCTCCTCGGGAAGGAGAGTCGTGCTCCATACGGAGTAAAGGCGCATCAGAGTGAACATCCAGACCAGCCGAATGAGCCTGAGCCAAATGAAGGAGAGCAGAGACGCACGCTCACGGTCTCTAACGAGAAACTCTGTCGTTCTGATGGTGATGAAGGAGAAAATGTCCGTCGGTGCCAAAACGCCAGAGAGAAGCCGTTCTGCCGCCTAGCACGGGACGTCTCGCCGAGTCCCAAACCTGACGTGAAATCCAGCCAGAGGAcacctgaggaagaggagggtagCAGGTCTTCAAATGTGGCAGAAGAACTACATCGTCCAGAAAAACCAGCACCGAACCAAACT GTTTCCTCGGACCCGAAGATGACCTCGGCACACCTGGACGGCCGAACGCTCCACTTAACAGTCAGGCTTCAGACCGGACCgaaggaggacgaggaggagccGGCGGAAGAAATCGGAGGTTTAATCAACTCGGACGGAGAGGAGGTGACATGGGATGGAC GAAACGTTTCTGACCAAGAGCCTGATTGCACAGAGGTTTCCCAGTCTGAGAAG gaagtcatccTGGTGCATTCTCAAAACTCGAGGGACTGCGACAGTCCAACTCTCATCATGGAAGTTGTAGGAGACgaggaagaaaacaaggaaGAGGAACAGGAAGAGGGAGTCGTGAGGACGACGAAGATCTCAACTTCACATCCTG caagaacGCGACGGAGACGAGCGAAAAAGGTCAGAGGGCGACCTTTGGCAAACCCAGACAAAGGAGAGCGTGTTCCTTTACACTCTG CGAGGAGAAGAGTCCGAAGACAGGTTTCTCAGTCTCCACTGCTGTGTGAGGGAGACTTAGAGACACGTGAAGGAG tctcgctattttattttaaagtatcgAGACGTAGCCGAAGAAGGAGAAACATCTGCACCTATCCCGAACCACAAGAAATAAACTCCGACACTACCCTCTGTGTGACTG CAAAGCAACCCTTACAGAAAAAAGATGCCAAACACTCTGCtgaaggagaaaatgaaaacgtTTCTACTG GGAAGAGGCGTCCTCGGAGGAAGGCGTCGCGTGTGCCGATAGAAATCCCCCCGGAGCTCCTGAAACAGCCCCGGGGGAGAATCGAGCACCGCTGCTCCGTTTGCAGCAAACAGTTTCCCCACGCATACAAACTGGAGCGGCACGAGCTGATCCACACGGGGGAAAAACCGTACTGCTGCTCCATCTGTGGGCGGGGCTTCAACCAGAAGGGGAATCTCAAAACGCACTACAAAGTCCACCTTG GTCGAAAAGACGCTGTGGACTTCGAGGACGAGGTGAATCCCTCCGCGTCCGAACTCTCAGAATATCTGAAGTCCCTGCCGGGAGAATCAAAGATCCGTTCGTCCCTCCACTGCCTGGAATGCAGGAAGGACTGCAAAAGCCAGTCGGCTTTGCAGGCGCACCACGTCACGACGCACAGCGAGGCCGCGGCCGAGTCGGAGACGGCCGAGCGCGGCGCGGCGCGGTTCCTCTTCTGCCGCCGCTGCTGCGTTCAGTTCGACGACAAAGACAAACTGGAGACGCACATGAAGAGCCACGTCAAGGAGAAGCGCTACTCGTGCCCGGACTGCGGTAAGATGTTCATCAACGAGAGCTACATCCAGATTCACCAGCGCATCCACACGGGCGAGCGGCCCTTCCTCTGCTCGCTCTGCGGCCGGGGTTTCCACACGGCGTCTTCGCTCAAGCTCCACGAGATGCAGCACTCCGGGGAGAGGCCGTACGCCTGCTCCATCTGCGGGAAGACGTTTCAGATTAACTCCTACCTGAACGCGCACTACCAGACCCACATCAAAGACAGGCCGTTCGTCTGCAGCGTCTGTGGGAAAGGCTACTCCCGAGCCGAGGAGCTGAAGGTCCACCACCGTCTCCACACCGGGGAAAGACCCTACAAGTGCGGGGAGTGCGAGAAGAGTTTCATTTACCGCCAGGGGCTTCGGCAGCACCAGCGGACGCACGCCGGCAGACGAATGGGACCAACCAGGCAGCTTGGCAGACCCAAACAGCAGAACAAGCTGGAAATCTGA
- the txndc11 gene encoding thioredoxin domain-containing protein 11, which yields MLRRVRQSLRQVLLLMARRPDILCGAIVLSVLLVLAVKFTCSRAKDVVAAARPPVRFFSVDAPVVDLYLGQLDQVERLRSMAEVSFIFFYAPWCAHSMAARQEVTQVAKNLAKQVQFVAVNCWWSRGKCRRQKRFYHYPIIHLFYRRFGPIEYRGPFVAPYIESFTLRVITPLTYLPTRAHLENFLSQHESGVVGFFQFNSSPQPPGYVTYLSSALQTLRRDVHGVVRFGVVTSKHVAEAVSLREDETVYLHRRFNSSLIFPRKKLNFTSEAVCKWVFEHYETVVQWLLPPGTKSRLLEGELTKGPALLLFMPHDPLQSEPSAILQQFADIAVRYHSCERSSADDCLPFYTSLCCRSVPVPESRTSACEVCLRLSGPSLPVSSARCLFPSASREGDRFGTYLNRCCLHQPPSPISMISATSEGCSHYVSSYSPFTQFSACCKTLGPQLNESQAKEEPGLPPPPSVPPSSAPIQEEEENDGITGLHCRTNRTLRFYVLDIGLNWPLAERLGASSQKNSPVHKGASTEGDGNRDWSFVAIVNLKYEVHYVLQHNPDATLTESLETFIRNFSSPHSHLQRHLVGEDDRKEGGGGANPPEEQQQQKQRRLVTELTTSSFVSSIMDHQKDVLLFYYTQWCGFCSVLNHVLIQLARLLQGNHTITVARVNVARNDLPWEFMVDHVPSILLFPRHRKHLSVKYPADLPITLPNLLRFILQHSDSLRQANGSSSAAPGSGAVLHAEFLALQHEVQALHHARQRLSQQLAQLWRENRQLKFDIRGIEQSLERQMQEKSRRLAEALKRLQELADASETLLNENVLLKVLLRALRDRTEADEQAEADREEAGQEDGRRAS from the exons ATGCTGCGCCGGGTGCGGCAGTCTCTCCGGCAGGTGCTGTTACTGATGGCCCGGAGACCAGACATTCTCTGCGGGGCCATCGTGCTCAGCGTCCTGCTCGTGCTGGCGGTGAAGTTCACATGCAG CCGCGCTAAGGATGTGGTGGCGGCGGCGCGGCCTCCGGTCCGGTTCTTCTCTGTCGATGCCCCGGTAGTGGACCTCTACTTGGGTCAGCTAGACCAG gtggAACGTCTCAGGAGCATGGCTGAggtgtcttttattttcttctatgCTCCCTGGTGTGCTCACTCCATGGCTGCTCGACAGGAAGTGACACAGGTTGCTAAGAATCTGGCCAAACAG GTGCAGTTTGTGGCCGTTAACTGCTGGTGGAGTCGAGGGAAATGCAGGAGGCAGAAACGTTTCTATCACTACCCCATCATCCATCTGTTCTACAGAAG GTTTGGGCCAATCGAGTACAGAGGACCGTTTGTGGCTCCATATATTGAAAGTTTTACCCTCAGAGTCATCACACCACTGACTTACCTCCCGACCAGAGCGCATCTCGAAAACTTCCTGTCCCAGCATGAG TCTGGTGTGGTGGGTTTCTTCCAGTTCAATTCCTCTCCACAGCCTCCAGGGTACGTCACCTACCTGTCCTCTGCCCTGCAGACCCTAAGGAGAG ATGTCCACGGCGTTGTGCGGTTTGGAGTTGTGACGAGCAAACACGTGGCAGAGGCCGTCTCACTCAGAGAGGATGAAACGGTTTACCTGCACAGAAGATTCAACTCTTCTTTG ATTTTTCCAAGAAAGAAGCTAAACTTTACATCGGAGGCCGTCTGCAAGTGGGTGTTTGAGCACTACGAGACGGTCGTCCAGTGGCTGCTGCCTCCGGGGACGAAGTCCCGCCTGCTGGAGGGCGAGTTGACGAAAGGCCCTGcactgcttttatttatgcCACATGACCCCCTGCAGTCTGAGCCAAGTGCCATACTACAGCAG tttgCAGACATTGCTGTACGTTATCACTCCTGCGAGCGCTCCAGCGCAGACGACTGTCTCCCCTTCTACACCTCGCTGTGCTGCCGATCCGTTCCCGTTCCGGAGTCCAGAACCAGCGCATGCGAGGTCTGCCTCAGGTTGTCTGGGCCGAGCCTCCCCGTCTCCTCGGCCCGCTGCTTGTTTCCCTCCGCTTCGCGAGAAGGAGACCGATTCGGGACTTATCTGAACCGCTGCTGCCTTCACCAGCCACCCTCTCCCATATCCATGATAAGTGCGACCTCAGAGGGCTGCAGCCACTACGTGAGCAGCTACAGTCCCTTTACTCAGTTCAGTGCCTGCTGTAAAACATTAGGACCTCAGCTTAATGAATCACAAGCCAAAGAAGAGCCGggacttcctcctcctccgtccGTCCCTCCATCCTCTGCCCCCAtccaagaggaggaggagaacgaCGGCATCACAGGGCTGCATTGTCGGACTAACAGGACTCTCAGGTTCTACGTGCTGGACATTGGCCTCAACTGGCCTCTGGCCGAGCGACTCGGAGCGTCGAGCCAAAAAAACTCTCCTGTTCACAAAGGGGCTTCCACAGAAGGCGACGGCAACCGGGACTGGTCATTTGTGGCCATCGTCAACCTGAAATACGAGGTTCATTACGTTCTTCAGCACAACCCAGACGCCACGCTGACAGAGTCTCTAG AGACGTTCATCAGGAACTTCAGCTCACCGCACAGCCATCTACAGAGACATTTGGTCGGAGAGgatgacaggaaggagggtggaGGCGGAGCCAATCCTCCGgaggaacagcagcagcagaagcagcgcCGCCTCGTCACCGAGTTGACCACTTCCTCCTTCGTGTCTTCCATCATGGACCatcaaaag GACGTGCTGCTGTTCTACTACACTCAGTGGTGCGGCTTCTGCTCCGTTCTCAACCACGTCCTCATCCAGCTGGCCCGACTGCTGCAGGGGAACCACACCATCACCGTGGCCAG GGTGAATGTGGCTCGTAACGACCTTCCCTGGGAGTTCATGGTGGATCACGTCCCTTCCATCCTGCTGTTCCCCAGACACAG GAAGCACCTCAGTGTGAAATATCCCGCCGACCTTCCCATCACCTTGCCAAACCTCCTCCGCTTCATCCTGCAGCACTCCGACTCTCTGCGTCAGGCCAACGGGTCGTCCTCCGCGGCGCCGGGGTCCGGCGCCGTCCTCCACGCGGAGTTCCTGGCCCTCCAGCACGAAGTCCAGGCCCTGCACCACGCCCGCCAGCGGCTCTCGCAGCAGCTAGCGCAGCTGTGGCGCGAGAACCGCCAGCTGAAGTTCGACATCCGCGGCATCGAGCAGAGCCTGGAGAGGCAGATGCAGGAGAAGAGCCGGCGGCTGGCCGAGGCGCTGAAGCGTCTGCAGGAGCTGGCGGACGCCTCGGAGACCCTGCTGAACGAGAACGTGCTGCTCAAAGTCCTGCTGAGGGCGCTGAGGGACAGGACAGAGGCCGACGAGCAGGCCGAGGCGGACCGAGAGGAGGCGGGACAGGAAGACGGCCGCCGAGCTTCCTGA